The following proteins are encoded in a genomic region of Syngnathoides biaculeatus isolate LvHL_M chromosome 15, ASM1980259v1, whole genome shotgun sequence:
- the tgfb3 gene encoding transforming growth factor beta-3 proprotein, which yields MNLGKALLLLLLSTCVTMVLSLSTCTTVDIDHIRKKRVEAVRGQILSKLRLTSPPQITGPSQVPFQVLALYNSTKELIEELGRNRQQSCGQDNTETEYYAKEIYKFNMINGPPENNDLLYCPKGITSKVFRFNVSAMEKNSTNLFRAEFRALRIPNAAAKKSEQRIELYQILQKDDPKAKQRYIGGKNVLTKGTSEWVSFDVTETVREWLMYRQTNLGLEISVHCPCHTFKPNGDIIENANEVLEVKFKGMEPDFDDRTVREQLYPHLILMMLPPHRLDAHSSSRRRKRALDTNYCFNNYEENCCVRSLYINFRQDLGWRWIHQPEGYYANFCSGPCPYLRSADTTHSTLLSLYNTLNPEASASPCCVPQDLEPLTILYYVGRSPKVEQLSNMVVKSCKCS from the exons ATGAATCTGGGCAAAGCGCTTCTGTTGCTCCTGCTCTCCACTTGCGTGACGATGGTGCTGTCGCTCTCCACTTGCACCACCGTGGACATTGACCACATCAGGAAGAAGAGAGTGGAGGCGGTGCGCGGACAGATCCTCAGCAAACTCCGGCTGACCAGCCCGCCCCAGATCACGGGTCCGAGCCAGGTCCCCTTCCAGGTGCTGGCCCTCTACAACAGCACCAAGGAGCTGATCGAGGAGCTGGGGCGGAACCGGCAGCAGAGCTGTGGACAGGATAACACGGAGACCGAGTACTACGCGAAAGAGATTTACAAGTTCAACATGATCAATGGGCCGCCTGAAAACA ATGACCTCCTCTACTGCCCGAAGGGAATCACCTCCAAAGTGTTCCGCTTCAACGTCTCCGCCATGGAGAAGAACTCCACCAACTTGTTCCGGGCCGAGTTCCGAGCCCTGCGGATCCCCAACGCCGCCGCCAAGAAGAGCGAGCAACGGATCGAGCTCTACCAG ATCCTCCAGAAAGACGACCCCAAAGCCAAGCAGCGCTACATCGGGGGCAAGAACGTCCTGACCAAGGGGACGTCCGAGTGGGTCTCTTTTGACGTTACGGAGACCGTGAGGGAGTGGCTCATGTACAGAC AGACCAACCTTGGTCTGGAGATCAGCGTGCACTGTCCGTGTCACACCTTCAAGCCCAACGGGGACATTATCGAGAACGCTAACGAGGTGCTGGAGGTCAAGTTCAAAG GTATGGAGCCAGACTTTGACGACCGCACCGTGAGGGAGCAGCTGTACCCCCATCTCATCCTCATGATGCTGCCCCCCCACAGGCTGGATGCGCACTCCTCGTCTCGCAGGCGCAAGAGGGcacttgacaccaattactgcTTCAA CAATTACGAGGAGAACTGCTGTGTGCGATCACTTTATATTAATTTCCGCCAAGACTTGGGCTGGAGGTGGATCCATCAGCCTGAGGGCTACTACGCCAATTTCTGCTCTGGTCCGTGTCCTTACCTACGCAGCGCTGACACCACACACAGCACG CTTCTGAGCCTCTACAACACCTTGAACCCAGAGGCGTCTGCCTCACCCTGCTGTGTCCCCCAGGACCTGGAGCCCCTCACCATCCTCTACTACGTGGGCCGCTCGCCTAAAGTGGAGCAGTTGTCCAACATGGTGGTCAAGTCCTGCAAGTGTAGCTAA